The following nucleotide sequence is from Mesobacillus jeotgali.
GACATTTAAAAAGCTGCGTCCTAGAAAGGATAAATGAAGGAGATACTGAAGTCATTGATGAGGTCCTAGTTACCTTCCAGAGATTGCTGAAAAAGTAAGAGAGAAAGAAAACCGGGAGGGATTTTCGGTGGCTCAACAAGAGACGGCGGGTATACAAAGTACGAAACAAAAGGTTAGCACCATCTTAGCTTTAGCTATTCCAGCTATGGTTGAGAATACCTTACAAATGGTGGTAGGTTTTGTGGATACCCTGTTTGTTGCCAGACTTGGTTTAAACGAAGTGACAGCTGTTGGGATAGCGAATGCAGTTTTAGCCGTTTATATTGCTATTTTTATGGCAATAGGGGTGGGAACTTCTTCGCTAATTGCCAGGAGCATCGGATCAGGAGACATCGAAAAAGCAAAATCGATTGCCAGGCAATCCACTTTTATTTCTATTTTGGCGGGAATGATCTTCGGTATCATTTCCGTCTTTTTTAGTGAGCCGTTGCTTAAAATGATGGGCGCAGAATCAGATGTTTTAAGAGATGGGTCCATATATTTACAGATTGTTGGAATTCCATCTGTCTTTATTTCATTGATGTTCAATTTTGGTAGCATATTAAGGGCTGCTGGGGATACTAAAACACCTATGAAAGTAAGCTGGTGGATCAACTTAATTCATATTGGTCTAGATTATGTCCTGATTTTTGGCATATTTAAGTTGGATGGATTTGGTCTAGCTGGAGCCGCGTGGGCCACTGTCATTGTAAGGCTTTTGGGGTCAGCTGCGTTGTATCATCATATAAAAAAATCTCCGGTTTCTTTTTCTTTCTTTGGCGAATCTTCCAAAGGAGATTTATTTGCTATCTTAACATTATCTGCACCTGCAGCAATTGAGAGACTAATTATGCGTCTTGGCCAGGTGGTTTATTTTGGCCTGATCGTGAAAATAGGGGCAGAAACGTATGCTGCCCACACAATTGCAGGGAATATTGAAACATTTTCATATATGCCGGGTTACGGTCTTGCAATAGCAGCCACTACCCTTGTTGGCCAAAGGATCGGTGCTAAACAGTATAGGGAGGCATATGAATTTGGTTTTTTAACTACGGGGTTAGCAATTGGATTTATGTCATTAATTGGCTTGGTGTTGTTCTTTTTATCTCCATGGTTTGCTTCCTGGTTTACTACAGACCTACATGCTAGAAGCATGGTTGTAACCGCGCTAAAAATTGATGCTTTTGCACAGCCTGCATTGGCAGTGGGTTTAGTTTTAGCAGGTGCACTTCAGGGGGCCGGCGACACAAAAAGTCCGATGTACAGCACCGCACTTGGCATGTGGGTGATTAGGATAATCGGAGTTTATATTTTTGGAATACATTTCGGCATGGGGATAGCGGGAATATGGATTTCAATCGCGATTGATTTATATACAAGGGGAGCTTTTTTGTTTTATCAATTTAAAAAACACTTTAAAAAAATAGAAGAAAAAAACTTAGGGATTAACTGAATCAATTTTTATAAGCTTATTTATCGCTGTATTTATTAACCTACAATTCTAATTTTAAAAATTCTATTTATATTTTCTTGACCATCCTTTAATGGTTATTAAAAGTTATTTTAATGATGCACCCACATATACTATAGAGGGGTAATGTATATTGAGAACAGTAGGAGGTTTTGCTTATAGATATCAAGAGGTTTACTTGGATTGATGAGGTTTCGGGTCTAGAACATAATAGGGGGAAACACAATGCTTAATTATGGGAAACGCTTATCATTTTTCAGCTTACTTTGTGTACTGATATTAGTATTTAGTGCCTGTAATAATAGTCAAGTTAATACTCCTGCAAATAAAGAAAAGAATGAAGAAAAAACAAGCAGTTCTAATAAAGAGCAAGTTATCACAGTCAATGCGTTAAGTGAACCGCCTAGTCTTGAACCAGCACTGATTGATAACCAGACTGCAGGGGATATTTCAAATCAATTATTCGAGGGTTTGGTCCGATTGGACAAAGAAGGAAACATAGTTCCTGGTGTCGCAGAAAAGTGGGACATTTCTGATGATGGAACTGTTTATACTTTCTATTTTAATAAGAATGCTAAATGGTCAAATGGTGACCCTGTGACTGCTAAGGATTTTGTCTATTCGTGGGAGAAGGTTTTACGTCCAGAAGTAGCTTCACCTCTTGGCAGTAACTTGTTCTTTATTAAAAATGGAGCAGCATACAATGAAGGTTCATTAAAGGATCAGGCACAGCTGGGAGTTAAGGCTATTGATGAGTATACACTGGAGGTTACTTTAGAAAAACCTACTTCCTTTTTCTTAGGTTTAACTGCTTTCTTTACATTATTACCGATCCATGAAAAAACGGATAAGGCAAATCCAGAGTGGGCTTCTGAAGCTGAAACCTTTGTTTCTAACGGACCTTTTAAAATTGAGAGTTGGAAACACGGCCAAGAATTAATTATGGTTCCAAATGAAAATTATTGGGGCAATGATGTAGTTAAGCTTGAAAAGTTAAAGTGGGTAATGGTGAATGAACAAAATACTGAATATGCTATGTACCAATCGAACGAGCTCGATTTTTCTGCCAATATCCCAAATTCAATAAGAAGTAAATTAATCGCTTCAGGTGAAGCAAAAACAGCGCCAAGCGCAAGTTTAGCTTATATAAGATTTAATCATGAGGATCGAATTTTTAAAAATGAAAAAATCCGTAAAGCATTAGGTCTTGCCCTTGATAGAAAACTTTTGGTCGAAAAAGTGACACAGGGAGGAGAAGTTCCCGCTCTTGGTTTAATACCATTAGGATTGAGTAGTGGTGCAGGAGAATTCAGGGAATTAGCTGGAGACTCCTTGTTTAAGGATAATGATTTAGACACAGCAAAACAACTTCTGAAAGAAGGACTCGAAGAACTGGGACTTTCTACATTGCCAAAAATTAATCTGCTTTTTTATACAGACGATACTTACAATAAACTTTCTCAAGCAATGCAGGAAATGTGGAAGAAAAACTTAGGAATTGATACAGAGCTCCAAACGATGGAACGTAAGGTATTTGTTCAAAATGTTCAAGCCGGTGAGTACCAATTAGCTTTGTACAGTACTGGCGCAGACTATGATGATGCAAGCAATTTAATGGGACAATTCATGAGTGGGGATGTCTATAACTATAGCAACATTTCTATTCCTGATTACGATCAATTAATGGAAAAAGCAGAAGCGGAATTGAACCTGGAGAAGCGAGCGGGGTATTTGGTCGAAGCTGAAAAGGTTCTAATAGACCAAATGGCAATTTCCCCACTTTATTACCGTACAAAAGTTTACTTGCAAAAGGACTATATCGAAGGAGTCTATCAGTATACAATTCAGGCAATTGATTTCCGGGAGGCGAGTGTTAAGTAGTAAAAATGGTGGCGCGCTAAGCGGCTAGAATGCTGAAAGAGTGTACAATGAGTACACTTTTTCAGTTGTTTTTGCTTAAAATCATAAAGGAGGGGGAATATGCGGCAATTTATTACCAGGAGAATTATTAGTGTTATCTTAACTTTATTTGTCATTATTTCGCTTACCTTTTTATTGATGTACGCAATACCCGGTGATCCTTTTACAAGTGAAAATCGTATTCCAGAGCAGGTAGTTGAAAACTTAAAAGAGCATTATGGACTTAATGATCCCTTGTTTATACAATATTTTAAATATCTAAAGGGAGCATTATTGATGGACTTTGGTCCTTCAATCAAATGGGATAACCAGACAGTTAACCAATTAATTGCTAACGGATTTCCTGTTTCGGCCATGATAGGTATTCAAGCCATTCTCATAGCTGCATTCTTTGGAATCGTTTTAGGTATTCTCGCAGCTTTTCGTCACAATAGTGCAATTGACTATTTTTCGATGATTATTGCCATACTTGGCCTTTCCGTCCCCAGCTTCATTTTTGCTACAATATTAATCAATTTTTTTGCTATAAAGCTGCAATGGTTCCCTGTCGCAACATGGGGTACATGGAAACACTCCGTTTTGCCAAGCATTGCTCTTGCGGTGACACCGATGGCCTATATTGCACGACTCACTAGATCAAGTATTTTAGAAGTACTTTCGATGGATTATATTCAAACTGCCATAGCTAAAGGAGTGACTGGTTTCAGATTAATTTTTAGACATGTACTTCGTAATGCAATGATTCCAGTTGTAACAATACTTGGTCCCATTACAGCTACAGTATTGACTGGAAGCTTTGTCATAGAACAAATCTTCGGTATTCCAGGCTTGGGGAAATATTTTGTTGAGGGCATAACTGATAGAGATTATCCATTAATTTTGGGAACGACTGTTTTTTATAGTGCTATATTAATATTCTTTATTATATTAGTCGACCTTGCATACGTCCTGATCGATCCAAGAATAAAACTTATCAAAAGGAGGGGATAGATGATGCAGCAAGTGCCAGACGATCTTTTTGTTCTAAAGAAAAAAAACAAAGAAGAAAAGGCCGATAGTAAACCTAGTGAATCATTTTGGATAGATGCAATAAGCATTCTGAGACAAAACAAGCTTGCTATGACTGGACTTGCCATTAATATTGGTTTGATTGTAATGGCAATTATAGGTCCAATGCTGGTTCCCTATTCGTATTCAGACCAAAATCTGCTAAATTCCAATCTCCCTCCATCATTTGACTATTGGTTTGGAACGGATGATTTAGGTAGAGATTTATTTTCCAGGACCTGGGTAGGAGCAAGGATTTCCCTTTTTATTGGTATAACAGCAGTAGTTTTGGATTTAATAATCGGAATTATATGGGGAGGAATCGCAGCGTATAAAGGCGGAAAAACTGATGAAGTGATGATGAGAATCGTAGATATACTTTATGGACTGCCTCATTTGCTGGTGACAATTTTATTGATGGTCGTATTAAAGCCTGGATTACTCACTATTATAATTGCCATGGCTGCAACGGGATGGATTGGAATGGCGCGTCTAGTTCGCGGTGAAATACTGAGATTGAAGGAATCTGAATTTGTATTGGCATCCCAAGTATTAGGAGGGAGTTTTTTTCGGGTCTTGTTTAAGCACCTTATTCCAAATGCTATGGGCCCTATAATAGTGAGCATGACATTATCTGTTCCTGGTGCAATTTTTGCGGAAGCCACTTTAAGCTTTCTTGGACTAGGTGTTCCTGTACCGCTTGCGAGCTGGGGAACGATGACATCAGAAGGTCTCGTCACTTTATTAACAGGTGAAATATGGAGGTTGTTTTTTCCCGCATTATTTATTTCTTTAACGATGTTTTCATTTAATGTATTGGGTGATGGTCTGAGGGATGCGCTGGATCCGAAATTCAGAAAATAACTCTTTTACTCAATGAAAGGGTGAAAAATGTGAAAAGATTACTAGAAGTTAATGACCTGCAGGTTCATTTTCATTCAAAAAAACAGAATATCTACGCTGTTCGTGGGGTTTCCTTTCATGTGAACAAGGGGGAAGTCCTCGCAATTGTCGGAGAATCCGGGTCTGGGAAATCAGTTACTGCTAAAAGTATTATGAAACTGCTTCCTGAGAAAACATGTTCCATCCCCGAGGGGTCCATTTTATTTAACGGGGATGAAATCATCACAATGAAGAAAAAACAGCTTTCCAAAATCCGTGGGGCAAAGATCGGTATGGTATTCCAGGATCCCATGACTTCCTTAAACCCGACAATGAAGGTGGGTGACCAAATTGCGGAGGGGCTAATCGTTCATAAAGGCTATAGTAAAAAGTTAGCTCATGAAAAGGCAATTGAAATCATTAGTCTAGTTGGAATCCCGGATCCTATATATTGTTGTACAACTTATCCTCATCAGCTAAGTGGAGGAATGAGGCAGCGAGTTGCCATTGCAATGGCTTTGATTTGCGAACCTGATCTGTTAATTGCTGACGAGCCAACAACAGCTCTTGACGTAACCATCCAAGCACAGATTTTGGATTTATTAAAAGACCTGCAGGAGAAAATGGGTATGGCGATCATTCTCATTACGCATGATTTAGGTGTGGTTGCAAGGTTTTCAGATAGAGTGAATATCATGTATGCCGGTAAAATAGTCGAAAGTGGAACGAAAAACGAAATTTTTTATAATCCAAAACACCCCTATACGATTGGATTGCTAGAATCAGTTCCTCATCTTGATTTAGAAAAAAACCAACAATTAACCGTGATTGAAGGGACTCCACCAGACTTGCATGATCCTCCAAAAGGTTGCGCTTTTACTTCGCGATGTCGGTTTGCAATGGAGGTATGTGATTTGTATCAACCTAATAAAACCTTCCTATCAAGTACACATCATTCTGCATGTTGGTTGATGGACCAAAGAGCGCCAAAAGTAGATGAAATTCAATTTCAGTGAGTTTATATACGATAAATATTACCAGATTCTTCGGACATTCAGCCTTAGTTCCAATAACCGTCTGGCCTACATTCCACGAGGAGGGTACAGAAACTCCATTTTTTCTACATAATTAAACATTAATATCAAAGTAGATTGAAAATGAGAGGGTTG
It contains:
- a CDS encoding MATE family efflux transporter yields the protein MAQQETAGIQSTKQKVSTILALAIPAMVENTLQMVVGFVDTLFVARLGLNEVTAVGIANAVLAVYIAIFMAIGVGTSSLIARSIGSGDIEKAKSIARQSTFISILAGMIFGIISVFFSEPLLKMMGAESDVLRDGSIYLQIVGIPSVFISLMFNFGSILRAAGDTKTPMKVSWWINLIHIGLDYVLIFGIFKLDGFGLAGAAWATVIVRLLGSAALYHHIKKSPVSFSFFGESSKGDLFAILTLSAPAAIERLIMRLGQVVYFGLIVKIGAETYAAHTIAGNIETFSYMPGYGLAIAATTLVGQRIGAKQYREAYEFGFLTTGLAIGFMSLIGLVLFFLSPWFASWFTTDLHARSMVVTALKIDAFAQPALAVGLVLAGALQGAGDTKSPMYSTALGMWVIRIIGVYIFGIHFGMGIAGIWISIAIDLYTRGAFLFYQFKKHFKKIEEKNLGIN
- a CDS encoding peptide ABC transporter substrate-binding protein, which produces MLNYGKRLSFFSLLCVLILVFSACNNSQVNTPANKEKNEEKTSSSNKEQVITVNALSEPPSLEPALIDNQTAGDISNQLFEGLVRLDKEGNIVPGVAEKWDISDDGTVYTFYFNKNAKWSNGDPVTAKDFVYSWEKVLRPEVASPLGSNLFFIKNGAAYNEGSLKDQAQLGVKAIDEYTLEVTLEKPTSFFLGLTAFFTLLPIHEKTDKANPEWASEAETFVSNGPFKIESWKHGQELIMVPNENYWGNDVVKLEKLKWVMVNEQNTEYAMYQSNELDFSANIPNSIRSKLIASGEAKTAPSASLAYIRFNHEDRIFKNEKIRKALGLALDRKLLVEKVTQGGEVPALGLIPLGLSSGAGEFRELAGDSLFKDNDLDTAKQLLKEGLEELGLSTLPKINLLFYTDDTYNKLSQAMQEMWKKNLGIDTELQTMERKVFVQNVQAGEYQLALYSTGADYDDASNLMGQFMSGDVYNYSNISIPDYDQLMEKAEAELNLEKRAGYLVEAEKVLIDQMAISPLYYRTKVYLQKDYIEGVYQYTIQAIDFREASVK
- a CDS encoding ABC transporter permease; the protein is MRQFITRRIISVILTLFVIISLTFLLMYAIPGDPFTSENRIPEQVVENLKEHYGLNDPLFIQYFKYLKGALLMDFGPSIKWDNQTVNQLIANGFPVSAMIGIQAILIAAFFGIVLGILAAFRHNSAIDYFSMIIAILGLSVPSFIFATILINFFAIKLQWFPVATWGTWKHSVLPSIALAVTPMAYIARLTRSSILEVLSMDYIQTAIAKGVTGFRLIFRHVLRNAMIPVVTILGPITATVLTGSFVIEQIFGIPGLGKYFVEGITDRDYPLILGTTVFYSAILIFFIILVDLAYVLIDPRIKLIKRRG
- a CDS encoding ABC transporter permease, with amino-acid sequence MQQVPDDLFVLKKKNKEEKADSKPSESFWIDAISILRQNKLAMTGLAINIGLIVMAIIGPMLVPYSYSDQNLLNSNLPPSFDYWFGTDDLGRDLFSRTWVGARISLFIGITAVVLDLIIGIIWGGIAAYKGGKTDEVMMRIVDILYGLPHLLVTILLMVVLKPGLLTIIIAMAATGWIGMARLVRGEILRLKESEFVLASQVLGGSFFRVLFKHLIPNAMGPIIVSMTLSVPGAIFAEATLSFLGLGVPVPLASWGTMTSEGLVTLLTGEIWRLFFPALFISLTMFSFNVLGDGLRDALDPKFRK
- a CDS encoding ABC transporter ATP-binding protein; this encodes MKRLLEVNDLQVHFHSKKQNIYAVRGVSFHVNKGEVLAIVGESGSGKSVTAKSIMKLLPEKTCSIPEGSILFNGDEIITMKKKQLSKIRGAKIGMVFQDPMTSLNPTMKVGDQIAEGLIVHKGYSKKLAHEKAIEIISLVGIPDPIYCCTTYPHQLSGGMRQRVAIAMALICEPDLLIADEPTTALDVTIQAQILDLLKDLQEKMGMAIILITHDLGVVARFSDRVNIMYAGKIVESGTKNEIFYNPKHPYTIGLLESVPHLDLEKNQQLTVIEGTPPDLHDPPKGCAFTSRCRFAMEVCDLYQPNKTFLSSTHHSACWLMDQRAPKVDEIQFQ